The following proteins are co-located in the Komagataeibacter sp. FNDCF1 genome:
- a CDS encoding ABC transporter ATP-binding protein codes for MTATPPAPLLELRSLHKTYHLPHGRMLRAVDGISLRVMPGETLGLVGESGCGKSTLGRCMLRLADVSSGQILFEGHDITTLPERRLRALRPRMQMVFQDSSASLNPRRRIGDLLAEPLRVHRGPDGRRRPAATITARLHELMDLVGLPVQALARYPHEFSGGQRQRINIARALALSPRLVVADEPVSALDVSVQAQIVNLFADLRRELGLTYVFIAHDLAVVRQISSMVAVMYLGAIVELGQTDAVLHHPAHPYTAALMAAVPQPVVGATRALELRGDAPSPTAARTGCRFHARCPVAQARCAREDPVLHTLRPGHEVACHFPLPPDHAP; via the coding sequence ATGACCGCAACGCCCCCCGCGCCGCTGCTGGAGCTACGCAGCCTGCACAAGACCTACCATCTGCCGCATGGGCGCATGCTCAGGGCGGTGGATGGCATCTCGCTTCGTGTGATGCCCGGCGAGACGCTGGGACTGGTGGGGGAATCCGGCTGTGGCAAGTCCACGCTAGGGCGATGCATGCTGCGGCTTGCCGATGTATCCTCCGGCCAGATCCTGTTCGAAGGACACGATATCACCACCCTGCCCGAGCGCAGGCTGCGCGCGCTGCGGCCACGCATGCAGATGGTGTTCCAGGATTCCAGCGCCTCTCTCAACCCGCGCCGCCGCATTGGCGACCTGCTGGCCGAGCCACTGCGCGTCCACCGTGGCCCCGATGGCCGCAGGCGCCCGGCTGCCACCATTACCGCGCGGCTGCATGAACTCATGGACCTTGTGGGCCTGCCTGTTCAGGCATTGGCGCGGTATCCGCACGAATTCTCGGGCGGGCAGCGTCAGCGCATCAACATTGCCCGCGCACTGGCGCTGTCGCCCCGGCTGGTGGTGGCGGATGAACCGGTCTCGGCGCTGGATGTGTCGGTGCAGGCGCAGATCGTCAATCTGTTTGCCGACCTGCGGCGCGAACTGGGGCTGACCTATGTGTTCATCGCCCATGATCTTGCGGTGGTGCGGCAGATTTCCAGCATGGTGGCGGTCATGTATCTTGGCGCCATCGTGGAACTGGGGCAGACGGACGCCGTGCTGCACCATCCGGCCCATCCCTATACCGCGGCGCTGATGGCCGCCGTGCCGCAGCCCGTGGTAGGGGCCACACGCGCCCTTGAACTGCGTGGCGATGCCCCAAGCCCCACCGCCGCGCGTACGGGCTGCCGTTTCCATGCACGCTGCCCGGTCGCGCAGGCGCGGTGCGCGCGGGAAGACCCGGTGCTGCACACATTGCGGCCCGGCCATGAAGTCGCCTGCCATTTTCCGCTGCCACCGGATCATGCGCCCTGA
- a CDS encoding ABC transporter ATP-binding protein, whose amino-acid sequence MQADPAAPPLLAVRDLCVSFPARGRMIPIVEHVSFSVQAGEIVGLVGESGSGKSVTAMALMGLIDSPGVQVTGSALFRGRELVGMKQKHLRRLRGRDIAMIFQDPMTAFTPVYTIGWQIDEQIRAHEKISRSNARARTVRLLGDMGVPDPARMADHYPHQLSGGLRQRAMIAMALSCNPGLLVADEPTTALDVTVQAQILDLLRSLRGRHGSSILLITHDMGVVAQTCDSTLVLYSGHMAETGPTARVFSQPGHPYTAGLLDSIPPLRGPRPDRLPAIAGAPPPPGARPTGCAFAPRCGYAHAACTPAPPALVAVGHGQQAACVLPVEGHPLPPRAPVTDYRA is encoded by the coding sequence ATGCAGGCTGATCCCGCTGCCCCACCCCTTCTGGCGGTGCGTGACCTGTGTGTCAGCTTTCCCGCGCGCGGGCGCATGATCCCGATCGTGGAACATGTCTCCTTCAGCGTGCAGGCAGGCGAGATCGTCGGGCTGGTGGGGGAATCCGGATCGGGCAAGTCGGTGACCGCCATGGCGCTGATGGGACTGATCGACAGCCCCGGCGTGCAGGTAACGGGGTCCGCCCTGTTTCGCGGGCGTGAACTGGTGGGCATGAAGCAAAAGCACCTGCGCCGCCTGCGCGGGCGGGACATCGCCATGATCTTCCAGGACCCGATGACGGCCTTCACCCCGGTCTACACCATAGGCTGGCAGATCGACGAGCAGATCCGCGCCCATGAAAAAATCTCCCGCAGCAATGCCCGCGCCCGCACCGTGCGGCTTCTGGGCGACATGGGCGTGCCCGACCCAGCCCGCATGGCGGACCACTACCCGCACCAGCTTTCGGGCGGGCTGCGCCAGCGCGCGATGATTGCCATGGCACTGTCGTGCAATCCCGGCCTGCTTGTTGCCGATGAACCGACAACCGCCCTGGATGTAACCGTGCAGGCCCAGATTCTGGACCTGCTGCGTTCGCTGCGCGGCAGGCATGGGTCATCCATCCTGCTGATTACCCATGACATGGGGGTTGTGGCCCAGACCTGTGACAGCACGCTCGTGCTCTATTCCGGCCACATGGCGGAAACGGGGCCGACCGCGCGCGTGTTCAGTCAGCCCGGCCACCCCTATACCGCCGGGCTGCTGGATTCCATCCCGCCCCTGCGCGGCCCCCGCCCCGACCGCCTGCCCGCCATAGCCGGTGCGCCCCCACCACCCGGCGCGCGCCCCACCGGCTGCGCGTTCGCCCCGCGCTGCGGCTACGCGCATGCCGCCTGCACCCCCGCACCGCCAGCGCTGGTGGCGGTGGGTCATGGCCAGCAGGCGGCCTGCGTGCTTCCGGTTGAGGGACATCCCCTGCCGCCGCGCGCGCCCGTGACGGATTACCGCGCATGA
- a CDS encoding ABC transporter permease codes for MMAAVLRRAGQTALVLLGVSILVFGVFFATPGADPTARIAGRGASPQTMEKVRHEYGFDRPLPIQYAIMMKKLFITRDLASYANRGQAVVPEIMQAAPVTACLVCGAAVIWVTVSIAMGTLAAAMKDTWVDRGLMVLGLVGISIPVFWLGQVTNLVTQSRYHDTWLFSWVPGLGYVPFTQDPLGWFRALVIPWVVLAVMFIGIYSRVLRYDLVALAGEDFMRTARAKGLSPARVLLRHGLRTSMVTFVSLFGLDFAQLAGGGALLTEVVFGLPGVGRLTYRALTTLDLPVIMATVMYSAIFVVLANAVVDIVYLFLDPRVRDAG; via the coding sequence ATGATGGCTGCCGTGCTGCGCCGGGCAGGCCAGACGGCCCTTGTCCTGCTTGGCGTGTCCATTCTGGTGTTTGGCGTGTTTTTCGCCACCCCCGGCGCCGACCCCACCGCACGCATTGCCGGACGCGGCGCATCGCCACAGACCATGGAGAAAGTGCGCCACGAATATGGCTTCGACCGCCCGCTGCCAATCCAGTACGCCATCATGATGAAGAAGCTGTTCATCACCCGCGACCTTGCATCCTACGCCAATCGCGGCCAGGCCGTGGTGCCCGAAATCATGCAGGCCGCCCCGGTCACGGCGTGCCTGGTATGCGGGGCGGCGGTGATATGGGTTACGGTTTCCATTGCCATGGGCACGCTGGCGGCAGCCATGAAGGATACATGGGTGGACCGCGGGTTGATGGTGCTGGGGCTGGTGGGCATTTCCATACCCGTATTCTGGCTGGGGCAGGTGACCAATCTGGTCACGCAAAGCCGCTATCATGACACATGGCTGTTCTCATGGGTGCCGGGGCTGGGCTACGTGCCCTTTACACAGGACCCGCTGGGGTGGTTCCGGGCGCTGGTCATTCCGTGGGTTGTGCTGGCGGTCATGTTCATTGGCATATACAGCCGCGTGCTGCGCTACGACCTCGTAGCGCTGGCGGGCGAGGACTTCATGCGCACCGCGCGCGCCAAGGGACTTTCCCCCGCGCGGGTGCTGCTGCGCCACGGGCTGCGTACGTCCATGGTCACGTTCGTCTCCCTGTTCGGGCTGGATTTTGCCCAGCTTGCCGGTGGCGGCGCGCTGCTGACCGAAGTGGTGTTCGGCCTGCCCGGCGTGGGCAGGCTGACCTATCGCGCCCTGACCACGCTCGACCTGCCCGTCATCATGGCCACGGTCATGTATTCCGCCATTTTCGTGGTGCTGGCCAATGCGGTGGTGGATATTGTCTACCTGTTCCTTGACCCCAGGGTGCGTGATGCAGGCTGA
- a CDS encoding ABC transporter permease, with amino-acid sequence MPAPPHPAPGPWRQAAMALARNVPAMVALVVLGLVVLASLLAPLYAHYVAHTDPFASNVAGTLMLDGREVDIMQPNDNPLHLGLSPIGPTGRAAYLLGADSQGRDVAARLLYGGRNSLLISAGAAVLCLLLAGIAGIAAGFLGGMVDTLISRLMDIMWAVPVYLFAISLSIVMVSQSMRLGPFVVHADSLLIPVFIIALVYAPYAARPIRGRVMALRQAEFVTAARGLGVPVWRIMLRDILPNLATTLVMLGPLVMALALLAESALSFLSLGVQAPQASWGTIIQDGEGLIYTRPMVAVAPGLAIVVVVLALNILGDGLRDALDVRDSGRRAP; translated from the coding sequence ATGCCAGCGCCCCCCCATCCAGCACCCGGGCCATGGCGGCAGGCGGCCATGGCCCTTGCGCGCAACGTCCCCGCCATGGTGGCGCTGGTGGTGCTGGGGCTGGTGGTGCTGGCCAGTCTCCTTGCCCCGCTTTATGCCCATTATGTGGCGCATACCGACCCGTTTGCCTCCAACGTGGCGGGTACCCTCATGCTGGACGGGCGGGAGGTGGACATCATGCAGCCCAACGACAACCCGCTGCACCTTGGCCTGAGCCCCATCGGGCCGACGGGGCGGGCAGCCTACCTGCTGGGTGCTGACAGCCAGGGGCGCGATGTTGCGGCAAGGCTGCTTTATGGCGGGCGCAATTCGCTGCTCATCTCGGCCGGGGCGGCGGTACTGTGCCTGCTGCTGGCGGGGATAGCGGGAATTGCCGCCGGTTTTCTGGGCGGAATGGTGGATACGCTCATCTCCCGGCTCATGGATATCATGTGGGCGGTGCCGGTCTATCTTTTCGCCATTTCGCTTTCCATCGTCATGGTCAGCCAGAGCATGCGGCTGGGGCCATTCGTGGTGCATGCGGACAGCCTGCTGATCCCGGTCTTCATCATCGCACTGGTTTACGCGCCCTATGCCGCCCGCCCCATACGTGGCCGCGTGATGGCGCTGCGACAGGCGGAGTTCGTTACCGCGGCACGCGGGCTGGGCGTGCCGGTGTGGCGGATCATGCTGCGCGATATCCTGCCCAACCTGGCCACCACGCTGGTCATGCTTGGCCCGCTGGTCATGGCGCTGGCGCTGCTGGCGGAAAGCGCGCTGTCTTTCCTGTCGCTGGGGGTGCAGGCCCCGCAGGCTTCATGGGGCACCATCATTCAGGATGGCGAGGGCCTGATCTATACCCGCCCCATGGTGGCGGTGGCACCGGGGCTTGCCATCGTGGTCGTGGTGCTCGCACTCAACATACTGGGCGATGGGCTGCGCGATGCACTGGACGTGCGCGACAGCGGGCGGCGCGCGCCATGA
- a CDS encoding glycoside hydrolase family 32 protein: MTDASSPRPGHRAALPCPGAPLPRQAPDHMRTDRPDASHSSPADQPGDMPRPVMKTEDDMAYRPTIHFTPTTGFMNDPNGLVFDGTRYHLYYQYDPFAPYAGNVHWGHATSPDLLHWTDQPIALDETGAGEAFTGCAVMDCRNASGLFGTPRGGMAVLYTRASPHAQAQYLAISHDSGQTFEEHACNPVLDIGSNSFRDPQVCFHRPTGQWVMVVAKSRLHQIAFYASTDLIHWVHLSDFGPSGLYGVDYECPNLIEVPVEGGGTRWVLFVSLNPGAPSGGSVTQYFVGRFDGTRFIPDDTVIGLTDFAKDAYALQVYSNMPDAEAVSIAWLGNWQYAQELPTQSWRGAMTLPRTMVLRRDFSGWLRLAQSPRGLDSLRDTPVAFPAGRLAAGESRQVALPQGRALDLCMSVTVDERPHGLPLGDKGRTGRFIITFGNEGGEKLSIGFDAFSGQLWLDRSNLAGFAQPFFTGQFSAALDPDDRHFDIRIVLDACTLEIFANGGLAVGTALVFPASPLEFLRLEASGAGATIGSLDLYPLRKTMPRGTAGT; this comes from the coding sequence ATGACGGATGCATCTTCTCCCCGCCCCGGCCACCGCGCCGCCCTGCCCTGCCCTGGCGCACCACTGCCCCGGCAGGCACCCGACCACATGCGGACGGACAGGCCCGATGCATCCCATTCCTCCCCCGCCGACCAGCCCGGCGACATGCCCCGCCCCGTAATGAAAACGGAAGATGACATGGCCTACCGGCCCACGATCCATTTCACGCCCACCACGGGCTTCATGAACGATCCGAACGGGCTGGTTTTCGATGGCACGCGCTATCACCTGTATTACCAGTACGATCCCTTCGCCCCCTATGCGGGCAATGTGCACTGGGGGCATGCCACCAGCCCCGACCTGCTGCACTGGACGGACCAGCCCATCGCACTGGATGAAACCGGGGCGGGAGAAGCCTTTACCGGCTGCGCGGTCATGGATTGCCGCAATGCAAGCGGCCTGTTCGGGACGCCACGGGGCGGCATGGCGGTGCTGTACACCCGTGCCAGCCCGCATGCCCAGGCACAGTATCTGGCCATCAGTCACGACAGTGGACAGACCTTTGAGGAACATGCCTGTAATCCGGTACTCGATATCGGCAGCAATTCCTTCCGTGACCCGCAGGTGTGCTTCCATAGACCGACGGGACAGTGGGTGATGGTGGTGGCGAAATCACGGCTGCACCAGATCGCTTTCTACGCTTCCACCGACCTGATCCACTGGGTGCATCTGAGCGATTTCGGCCCATCGGGCCTGTATGGCGTGGATTACGAGTGTCCCAACCTGATCGAGGTGCCGGTGGAAGGCGGTGGCACGCGCTGGGTGCTGTTCGTGTCGCTCAATCCCGGTGCCCCGTCCGGCGGCAGCGTCACGCAGTATTTTGTTGGCCGGTTCGATGGCACGCGCTTCATCCCCGATGATACCGTGATCGGCCTGACCGACTTTGCCAAGGATGCCTACGCGCTGCAGGTCTACAGCAACATGCCCGATGCGGAGGCGGTATCCATCGCCTGGCTGGGCAACTGGCAGTATGCGCAGGAACTGCCCACGCAGAGCTGGCGCGGTGCGATGACCCTGCCACGCACGATGGTGCTCAGGCGCGACTTTTCCGGCTGGCTGCGCCTGGCCCAGAGCCCGCGCGGGCTGGACAGTCTGCGCGATACGCCCGTCGCCTTCCCCGCCGGCAGGCTTGCTGCGGGCGAGAGCCGTCAGGTGGCCCTGCCGCAGGGCCGCGCACTGGACCTGTGCATGAGTGTGACCGTGGATGAGCGCCCCCACGGCCTGCCGCTGGGTGACAAAGGGCGCACGGGGCGCTTCATCATCACATTCGGCAATGAGGGCGGCGAGAAGCTGAGCATCGGCTTCGATGCGTTCTCGGGCCAGCTATGGCTGGACCGCAGCAACCTTGCGGGCTTTGCCCAGCCGTTCTTCACCGGCCAGTTCTCAGCCGCGTTGGACCCCGATGACCGGCATTTCGATATCCGCATCGTGCTGGATGCCTGCACGCTGGAAATCTTTGCCAATGGCGGCCTGGCCGTGGGCACGGCGCTGGTCTTTCCCGCAAGCCCGCTTGAATTCCTGCGCCTTGAGGCCAGTGGCGCGGGGGCCACGATCGGCAGCCTGGACCTGTACCCGCTGCGCAAGACCATGCCGCGCGGGACGGCTGGCACCTGA